The nucleotide sequence atataGATGCTTAGCCCACAGCCTAGACGTACATAATTAAAATCTCTACCAGTGGTACTCAGacaactacattttaaaaaggatctATAGAAGACTCTGATGCatagcaaagtttaaaaaaacatttctttagaaaaaagtcaatttattaaatgttgattttcttcctagaatatttttcttacaaTTGAATAAAGTTGGGTGAGGGTATCAATATCTTATTGCCCCTTTCCCTTTCCATAGAGTGCACAGACACAGAGCACAATGCTCacatgcatgcgcacacacaccaCCCACACACTTTTTAGTTCTGCCCTTGAATTAAAATTGGATAGCAGTAAAATCTGATAGTTGCAAATAAATGCCTCACTGAGAAGATATGCAAAGACTGGCAGTTCATCCCCACTGTGCCCGAAGCAAATGGATGTTTCCCATTTGCCAGAATGGAATGCTTTAAATATGCATTTCCAATTTGGAAACAGGTAAAGTCAGCACTTCTTGGAAAACATCACTGAGTGGCTGCTGACAAAAGTGAGCGAGGTTCCAGCGACCAACCAGGAAGAAAGGCTATGGTGACCACCCCTTTGTTTGGAGACTGCCTGGATCTCAGCAAACACCTTAGGAACTGGAAGGACGTGTCCTTGGTGGGCACCAAACATGCGGGTGCTTCATCAAGGTAAACAGAATCATGGTAATGGGGGACggtaatttaaaaatcatgtttttaaaaaatgaccagtTGGTGCCACGGCAATTCTTAACGCTGTTTTAGGAACCACTTTCATTTCCTGACTGGCTCGAAGTCTTCTATGTACTAGTGAGTCTAACAGAGAGAAGAGAGTGTTTTAGTCCATGGCGGCCTTCACACATAACTCATCACGCTGCTTGCATCAGTTTTAAAATAGCCAGAGTCTCCTCTGGCTGCCCTGCAAAGGAACTAATGGAGTCGGCAGAGAAATGATATTTCTTTACACAGAGAAAGCCTTCTGAGGCTGGCCAAAATGTTCACAATGTCCAGAACTCATGAATAGTAGCAAAACAGAGTAGTCCAACTTTTtggaaaaaggggggaaaaaagaaaaaatataggagATTGAGTCTACATATACAGTACATAAaggatatgtaaaaaaaaatcattcagatCGGACACAGTGAAATTTCACTGTGTGAAAACAGTCTTTAGCGCCTTCCAATACTCCTCTAAACGTTAGAGGAATTAGAGGCAACTTTGTATAAAAAGGTTGTCGGAGCTGGCTTGGGGAGTTGCTTTTTGCATGTATCCCAGGAAGGCAAGGCTGCCAGCAGCAGAATAAAACCTCCCAGCAGGACGCAGAGACcactaaaataaaatgcaatgtcATAGGTCTGGGTCCAGTCATAAAACCAACCTGAAAAGAGAGTAAGAAAAAAGTGAGTTTGATAGACATAGTATATATAGGAATACTCTAATCTCATCAGTTTATATACAGTTtgtgggactgacatatacacactactatatatatagaatagataactaataagaacctacttaatagcacagggaactctagtcaatactctgtaatgacttacatgggaaaagaatctaaaaaagaagtagatatatttatatgtataaccgactcactttgctgtacagcagaaactaacacaacattgtaaatcaactataacctaataaaaaagttaatttaaaaatttatatacagtTTGGATTAGGATATAAATTACCCAGCTCTACTCCCAAAGTGGCCTAATGGGAGTTAGAGGAGAATTTCTTAAATAATTGGACAAGACTAAGCAGGCATTTTGGGTTTCTCCCAAATGAAGAATAAATACAAATTCCTGAGCAAGTGTATTGGCTTTTCCAactatagcaaagtgattctgaaTAAATCATGATCAAGAGGCATTCCAAGCAGATTTATTTTGTATAAATCTGTGCTATTATTACAAAAGCAATTCCTGTATTCAGAGACATTGCAAAGAAGAACAGTAAAATGGGCTTGctactgccaagtcgcttcagtcgtgtccgactctgtgcgaccccatagacggcagcccaccaggctcccccgtccctgggattctacaggcaagaacactggagtgggttgccatttccttctccaatacatgaaagtgaaaagtgaaagtgaagttgctcagtcgtgtccgactcttagcgaccccatggactgcagcctaccaggctcctccatccatgggattttccaggcaagagtactggagtggggtgccatcgccttctccaaaaatggGCTTACTATAAGATAAATATCTTACCAACAATTGGCGGTCCAAGGCTATTTCCAAGTCCAGCAAAAAACATTAATATCCCATAGGCGTGGGCTAATTTTTCAATTCCCACTGTCTTCGTGGTCACATAAGGAAAGATGGACCAATTACCAGTAAGAAACCCTAGGATCCCAGAAAGTAGTGCCAACGTAACATAACTTTTGGCAAATGGAATTGCACACAAGGCCAGGCTCATGATTATTAAGGTAGCTACATAAAGATATAAGGTATTAATCCACTTGAAGTCAGCCAGTATCCCTAAAATGAGTTTACCAACTGCTGTCATAATGCCAATAATAGAAATAAGAGGCATAATAAACTCCTCTTCTTTCACATTTGAACTTCTTGCCACGTCTTCCATAAGTAACGAAGGTGGAAACCCTCCGATGTCAAAGAGAAAGATGGCAATGAAGAGTGCtgaaaatactttgtttttaaaaagagccaCAGTTTCTCCACAATAGTTTTTATATAACTGCCATTTCCTCTTGGCAAGCTGTTTGCAAAAATATGTCCGTTCTGCAACTTTCTTCTTGTACGTTTCAGTCTCTTTTGTGCGTGCCATTGTTGTTGGGTTTTTATGAAGCAGACTCTCTGATTTCCAGTCACCATTGGCTAAGGTGCTCTTGCATGTTTCCTCCCCACTGTAGCTCTTTTCAAGcatgtttatgttttcttctgggtccttttctttttctttgtaaatcaAGTACCTATCTGGTACATTTTCCAGAGCTGTTTTCTCAGGTAAAGGGAAATCAGAGGACTGGAGGGGTCTCATCAGACTGCCACAGGCTAATATATTTAAAGCTAAAGCACCCACAATCAGCAGGCATCCATCCAGTCCATAGAACTCAATCAACAGTCTCTGCAAAGCAGCATATATAAAAAGTCCAACACTTGAACCtaaaaaggaaatgggaactgTTTAATCTTAACCTCTTATCATCGGGACTCTCAGAACAAACATTATTAGTACTACAGTTCAATTTCTTTTTCACACTGGCATTCATGAGTGTGCCTTCATATTAAAATCACaacaagaaaactgaagatgatGACGATGATGACCTCAACAATAGTAACACTGatagatctatttttaaaattagcatttgCAGTTCAGACACTGTGTTAAATACTTTACATGGCACAACAATGTTTCCTTACAGTAATCCTATTGGGTGCATGTGAGTGCttgtgtttgctcagtcatgtctgactctctgtgactataaactgtagcccgccaggctcgtctgtccatggaagttttcagacaagaatactggagtgggttgtcatttccttctccaggggctcttcccacccagggatcaaacccacatctcctgtgtctcct is from Bubalus bubalis isolate 160015118507 breed Murrah chromosome 4, NDDB_SH_1, whole genome shotgun sequence and encodes:
- the SLC16A9 gene encoding monocarboxylate transporter 9 isoform X2, with the translated sequence MEFKKSPDGGWGWVIVVVSFFTQFLCYGSPLAVGVLYIEWLDAFGEGKGKTAWIGSLASGVGLLASLGCGLLYTATVTITCQYFDSRRGLALGLISTGSSVGLFIYAALQRLLIEFYGLDGCLLIVGALALNILACGSLMRPLQSSDFPLPEKTALENVPDRYLIYKEKEKDPEENINMLEKSYSGEETCKSTLANGDWKSESLLHKNPTTMARTKETETYKKKVAERTYFCKQLAKRKWQLYKNYCGETVALFKNKVFSALFIAIFLFDIGGFPPSLLMEDVARSSNVKEEEFIMPLISIIGIMTAVGKLILGILADFKWINTLYLYVATLIIMSLALCAIPFAKSYVTLALLSGILGFLTGNWSIFPYVTTKTVGIEKLAHAYGILMFFAGLGNSLGPPIVGWFYDWTQTYDIAFYFSGLCVLLGGFILLLAALPSWDTCKKQLPKPAPTTFLYKVASNSSNV
- the SLC16A9 gene encoding monocarboxylate transporter 9 isoform X1; translation: MEFKKSPDGGWGWVIVVVSFFTQFLCYGSPLAVGVLYIEWLDAFGEGKGKTAWIGSLASGVGLLASPVCSVCVSSFGARAVTIFSGFLVAGGLMLSSFAPNIYFLFFSYGIVVGLGCGLLYTATVTITCQYFDSRRGLALGLISTGSSVGLFIYAALQRLLIEFYGLDGCLLIVGALALNILACGSLMRPLQSSDFPLPEKTALENVPDRYLIYKEKEKDPEENINMLEKSYSGEETCKSTLANGDWKSESLLHKNPTTMARTKETETYKKKVAERTYFCKQLAKRKWQLYKNYCGETVALFKNKVFSALFIAIFLFDIGGFPPSLLMEDVARSSNVKEEEFIMPLISIIGIMTAVGKLILGILADFKWINTLYLYVATLIIMSLALCAIPFAKSYVTLALLSGILGFLTGNWSIFPYVTTKTVGIEKLAHAYGILMFFAGLGNSLGPPIVGWFYDWTQTYDIAFYFSGLCVLLGGFILLLAALPSWDTCKKQLPKPAPTTFLYKVASNSSNV